The following coding sequences lie in one Ostrea edulis chromosome 8, xbOstEdul1.1, whole genome shotgun sequence genomic window:
- the LOC125677902 gene encoding uncharacterized protein K02A2.6-like, producing the protein MDYFSRYLEIAYLDNITSNHVVGKLKNMFARWGIPEELVSDNGGQFSSKSFRQFSIDYGFHHTFSSPHYPQANGEAESAVKVAKRILKQPDVFLALMAYRSTPVHATGTSPSELIMGRKIRTTVPICSDQLEPGWPVLGKVREKDRQSKHRMRVNFNRMHGARTLKPLYVGDRVRVKTDKEKSWDEAGIVTSADYANRSYFVKTLSGDLRRNRKHLLHVNDEMQDSSVPSDFQCSSAMEPEPEIPMGNHNSEESLCTETTTPLTNETPSVPVTNIPQSSTPPATVRRSGREIKRPKYLSDYLL; encoded by the coding sequence ATGGATTACTTTTCTCGGTATTTGGAGATTGCCTACCTGGACAATATCACAAGTAATCACGTAGTTGGCAAATTAAAGAATATGTTTGCCAGATGGGGCATACCCGAGGAACTTGTTAGTGATAACGGTGGACAGTTCAGTTCGAAATCATTCAGACAGTTTTCGATTGATTATGGATTTCATCATACATTCTCCAGTCCTCATTATCCTCAAGCAAATGGAGAGGCAGAGAGTGCGGTTAAAGTAGCCAAACGAATACTCAAACAGCCGGATGTATTTCTAGCCCTAATGGCTTACCGCAGTACCCCCGTACATGCGACAGGTACTAGTCCATCTGAACTCATCATGGGACGTAAAATCAGAACTACCGTTCCGATTTGTTCTGACCAACTAGAGCCTGGATGGCCGGTTCTAGGAAAAGTTAGGGAAAAGGACAGACAATCCAAACACAGGATGCGTGTAAACTTCAATCGTATGCATGGAGCTCGCACTTTAAAACCACTTTACGTAGGTGACCGTGTTAGGGTGAAAACTGATAAAGAAAAGTCTTGGGATGAGGCAGGAATCGTCACATCTGCTGATTACGCGAACCGCTCATACTTTGTGAAAACTCTCAGTGGAGACCTCAGGAGAAATCGTAAGCACTTGCTTCATGTCAATGATGAAATGCAAGATTCATCTGTGCCAAGTGATTTTCAGTGTTCTTCCGCTATGGAACCGGAACCGGAAATTCCGATGGGGAACCATAATTCAGAGGAATCGCTGTGTACCGAAACAACCACACCACTTACCAATGAAACTCCGAGTGTACCTGTTACGAACATTCCACAGAGTAGCACTCCACCAGCTACCGTAAGGCGTAGTGGTCGCGAAATAAAACGCCCCAAATACCTAAGTGACTATTTGCTGTGA